In Candidatus Vicinibacter proximus, the genomic stretch TTAGTTTGCCAGCAGGAGTTTTTCAACCCTACAGCGGAGTGAAAACTTCGGTATTGATTTTGGATAAACGCTTGGCGAAAAAAAGCCAACACATTTTGTTTTTAAAAATTGAAAACGATGGATTTGATTTAGGCGCACAACGCAGAGAGATTGATAAAAACGATTTGCCTGTGGCGTTGCTAATATTAGAAGAATACAAAAAACGTCTGAATCACGGATTTTACGGATTAACTGATTCAGCAGATTTATTAGCAGAAATTCAAAAAACGGTACCATTAAAATCCGAGGAATCCAACAATCAGCGAAAATCCGTGATTCAGACAATTGCCACTTTGGTTGAGAAAGAAACTGTTTTAGGAAATAAAGATGTTGTATTAAGTGCAGAAAGGTATTTTGTAAATGAAATTAAACTAACAAAATATGAAGTTGTAACTCTTGGCGAAGTATGTAATATTTTCAATGGTTCAACACCCTTAAGAAGTAATAATGAATATTGGGACAACGGAAACATTCCTTGGTTTACTGTTGATGATATTAGAGAACAAGGCCGTAGAATTAAATACACAAGACAATTAGTAACTGAAAAAGCCCTTGTAAAGACAAATATTAAATTACTCCCGATTAAAACAGTTCTACTTTGTTGTACGGCCTCTGTTGGTGAATTTGCTTTTACAGAAATTCCGCTAACCTGTAATCAACAATTTAACGGTTTAGTTATCAAAGAAGAATTTGAAAACAAACTTCTACCTGAATTTCTGTTTATTTTAAGCTCAACTTTCAAAAGTGAATTAATAAGATTAAGTGGTCAAACTACTTTTAATTTTATTGCAGTTGGCACTTTGAAACAACTTGAAATCCCCCTCCCCCCGATAGAAATCCAACAACAAATAGTAGCCGAAATAGAAGGCTACCAAAAAATAATAGACGGAGCCAAACAAGTAGTCAACAACTACAAACCTACCATAACTATCAACCCTGATTGGGAAATGGTGGAGTTGGGGCAATTGTGCGACGTTAGAGATGGAACCCACGAATCACCAAAGTATGTTTTAGAAAACGGTATCCCATTTATAACTCAAAAGAACATTACCAAAGAAGGACTTTCATTTGATGATATTCAATTCATTGCAAGAGAAGACCACCAAAAAATAATCAAGCGTTCAAATGTTGAGTTTGGGGATATTATTATTTCAATGATTGGTGCAAACAGAGGAATGAGTTGCGTAATTGATGACAATCGAGAATTCAGCATTAAAAATGTTGGATTAATTAAACCACTCGGAAAAATAAATCATTCTTATTTGTTGTATTATCTGAAATCGACAACAGCACAAGAATACATTAGTTTAATGTCAAGCGGTGGAGCACAACAATTTATTGGGCTAACAACTTTAAGACAATTTCCAATTCCAGTTCCTGATGTATTTGAACAAACGGAAATTGTAAAAACGATTGAGGAAGAAATGCAATTGGTAAATGCCAACAAACGCTTAATAGAAATATTTGAGCAAAAAATAAAAACAAAAATTGGGGAGGTTTGGGGAGTGAAAACAATTACGAATTAGAAATTACGAATTAGGAATTAGGAATTAGGAATTAGGAATTACGAATTACGAATTACGAATTACGAATTAGAAATTACGGATTACGAATTAGAAATTACGAATTACGAATTAGAAATTACGAATTAGAAATTACGAATTACGAATTAGAAATTATGAATTACGAATTAGAAATTACGGATTACGAATTAGAAATTACGGATTACGAATTAGAAATTACGAATTACGAATTAGAAATTACGAATTAGGAATTAGAAATTACGAATTACGAATTAGAAATTATGAATTACGAATTAGAAATTACGGATTACGAATTAGGAATTACGAAATAGAAATTACGAATTACGAAATGAAAACGAATAGCATCATACAAGAAAAAAGTTTTGCCTTTGCTATTAGAATAATAAAAGCCTATAATTTTTTGATTAGTGAAAAGAAAGAATTTGTACTATCAAAACAAATGCTACGCAGTGGAACTTCTATTGGAGCAAATGTCGAAGAAGCTATTGGTGGACAGTCTACTTTTGCGGACTCAAAAAAATGCTACACTTATAACACTTTAAACTGCATTACATGAGATGATACCATGCATTTTATAAAATTTTGAATATAAAAAATGGTATATTCACAAGCTGATGTTATACTCAATGCTAAACGACCCGTGACATCTTAGCCTGTAACCAAAAAATAATTAATAACTTTGGACAACTATGCAAAAGACTTTTAC encodes the following:
- a CDS encoding N-6 DNA methylase produces the protein MLDATTKKNIDDCRDVLVGKVPDPKSQIEQITLALIYKFMDDMDKEAVEKFKGKAKFFTGDYAKYGWRKLFDPSLSGQDMLSLYSEALEKLNTNPNIPELFRNIFKNAYLPYRDPSTLKLFLKYINEFEYSHSEKLGDAFEYLLSVMGSQGDAGQFRTPRHIIDFVTACVNPQKNETVLDPACGTAGFLLSAYKHILNQNTDKRQGDKLKPEDRKKLATNFVGYDISPDMVRLSLANMYLHGFATPLIHEYDTLSSEDRWQETFDVILANPPFMTPKGGIRPHKKFGVQANKAEVLFTDYIAEHLNSNGRAGIVVPNGIVATSQTAYKQLRKMLVQDSLISVISLPAGVFQPYSGVKTSVLILDKRLAKKSQHILFLKIENDGFDLGAQRREIDKNDLPVALLILEEYKKRLNHGFYGLTDSADLLAEIQKTVPLKSEESNNQRKSVIQTIATLVEKETVLGNKDVVLSAERYFVNEIKLTKYEVVTLGEVCNIFNGSTPLRSNNEYWDNGNIPWFTVDDIREQGRRIKYTRQLVTEKALVKTNIKLLPIKTVLLCCTASVGEFAFTEIPLTCNQQFNGLVIKEEFENKLLPEFLFILSSTFKSELIRLSGQTTFNFIAVGTLKQLEIPLPPIEIQQQIVAEIEGYQKIIDGAKQVVNNYKPTITINPDWEMVELGQLCDVRDGTHESPKYVLENGIPFITQKNITKEGLSFDDIQFIAREDHQKIIKRSNVEFGDIIISMIGANRGMSCVIDDNREFSIKNVGLIKPLGKINHSYLLYYLKSTTAQEYISLMSSGGAQQFIGLTTLRQFPIPVPDVFEQTEIVKTIEEEMQLVNANKRLIEIFEQKIKTKIGEVWGVKTITN
- a CDS encoding four helix bundle protein, translating into MKTNSIIQEKSFAFAIRIIKAYNFLISEKKEFVLSKQMLRSGTSIGANVEEAIGGQSTFADSKKCYTYNTLNCIT